One stretch of Juglans microcarpa x Juglans regia isolate MS1-56 chromosome 3D, Jm3101_v1.0, whole genome shotgun sequence DNA includes these proteins:
- the LOC121255216 gene encoding cytochrome P450 89A2-like — MAFGDVNDSTIREVERIQAELIFNYEQFPVFCSWPRLGKLLLRDRWKRCSNILKSPAEIILPLIRTRKKLKQEERKQSELVSYTDTLLDMQMNDDHDQEAGKLEEAGILSLCSEFINASTDTSLTTLQWIMANIVKHQHIQAKLFAEIKAVVGEGAEEIKEEDVEKMTYLKAVILETLRIHPPSTFLVPHAVLEDEELLGYRISKDTIVNFVISLMGQDQLELENPMEFRPEWLLNRGENGEPDRASDVTAYKMMLFGSGRRICLGKRLALLNLEYFVSNLV; from the coding sequence ATGGCTTTTGGCGATGTCAACGATAGCACGATTAGAGAAGTTGAACGCATTCAAGCTGAACTTATTTTCAACTACGAGCAGTTCCCTGTGTTCTGCAGCTGGCCCAGGTTGGGAAAGTTGCTGCTCAGAGATCGTTGGAAGAGGTGCTCGAATATCTTGAAGAGTCCGGCTGAAATAATCTTGCCTCTAATCAGAACTCGAAAGAAGTTAAAGCAAGAGGAAAGGAAACAGTCCGAGTTGGTATCATACACAGATACCTTACTGGATATGCAAAtgaatgatgatcatgatcaggaaGCTGGCAAGCTTGAGGAAGCCGGTATACTGAGTTTGTGCTCAGAGTTCATCAATGCCAGCACCGACACAAGCCTAACAACGCTGCAGTGGATCATGGCAAATATAGTGAAGCACCAACATATTCAAGCCAAGCTTTTTGCTGAAATCAAGGCGGTGGTGGGTGAAGGAGCCGAAGAGATTAAGGAGGAAGATGTGGAGAAGATGACATATTTGAAAGCAGTGATTCTCGAGACTCTAAGAATTCACCCTCCAAGTACCTTCTTGGTACCGCATGCAGTCTTAGAAGATGAAGAACTTCTTGGCTACAGAATCTCGAAAGATACGATAGTGAACTTCGTGATATCACTGATGGGGCAGGATCAATTGGAGTTGGAGAATCCAATGGAGTTCAGGCCGGAGTGGTTACTGAATCGCGGAGAAAATGGAGAACCAGATCGAGCGTCTGATGTTACAGCGTACAAGATGATGCTGTTTGGTTCAGGGAGGAGGATCTGTCTGGGGAAAAGATTAGCCCTGCTTAATCTGGagtattttgtttcaaatttggtGTGA